AACCTGCACCCCTGTCGTGACTGGTGGTGCCGCGGGTACGCAGCCGACGGCCAGCGCTCCGGACGGGCTTACGTACGGCGCCGCCCCGGGCAACGTGGGTGTCGTCACCGTTCTTCCCGGCGCCTTCCCCATGAATCTGGCTGCGCCCGTGGTCGTGATGCCGGCCAACGGCTCCACCACGGGGCCGCGTCCGGCCATCTCGGGCACGGCTCCGGCGAACTCCACGGTGGTCATCTTCGTGGATGGTGTGGAAGTGGCTCGGGTGCCCGCGGATGCTTCGGGCAACTTCACCTACACGCCGACCACGGACCTGGTGACGGGCGCGCACACCGTGAACGCCTACGCCACGCTCCAGGGCGTGGTCTCCGCGACCAGCAACACGAACACGTTCACCGTCGCGTCGGACACGACGCCGCCGGACACGACGATTGTGACGGGTCCGCCGCCGGTGTCGGGCTCCACGAGCGCGACGTTCTCCTTCAGCTCGAACGAGAGCCCGGTGACGTATGAGTGCAGCCTGGATGGTGGCCCGTTCGTCGCGTGCTCGAACCCGCGGACGTACACGGGGCTGGGCCAGGGCAGTCACACGTTGGCGGTGCGTGCGCGGGATGCGGCGGGCAACGTGGACCCGACGCCCGCGACCTACGCCTGGACGGTGGACACCACGCCGCCGGACACGACGATTGTCAGTGGCCCCACGGGCACGACGACGTCTCGCAGTGCGACGTTCGACTTCACCTCGAACGAGAGCCCGGTGACGTATCAGTGCTCGCTGGACGGCGCGGCGTACGTGTCGTGCTCGGACCCGGTGACGTTCACGGGCCTGGCGGATGGCTCGCACACGTTGCTGGTGCGCGCGGTGGATGCGGCGGGCAACGTGGACCCGACGCCGGCGTCGCGCACGTGGATGGTGGACGCGACGCCGCCGGACACGACAATTGTCAGCGGTCCTCCGGCGGCGACGAACTCGACGAGCGCGACGTTCGACTTCAGCTCGAACGAGAGCCCGGTGACGTATGAGTGCAGCCTGGACGGTGGGCCGTATGTGGCGTGCACGGACCCGGTGACCTTCACGGGCATCGGGCCGGGTAATCACACCTTGTCGGTGCGTGCGGTGGACGCGGCCGGCAACGTGGACCCCACGCCCGCGACGTACGCCTGGACGGTGGACACCACGCCGCCGGACACGACGATTGTCAGCGGCCCGTCGGGCACGACGACGACTCGCGACGCGACGTTCGACTTCAGCTCGAACGAGAGCCCGGTGACCTACCAGTGCTCGCTGGACGGCGCGGCGTATGTGGCGTGCACGGACCCGGTGACCTTCACGGGCCTGGCGGACGGTTCGCACACGCTGCTGGTGCGCGCGGTGGATGCGGCGGGCAACGTGGACCCGACGCCCGCGTCGCGCACGTGGACGGTGGACGCCACGCCGCCAGACACGACGATTGTCAGCGGTCCCCCGGCGGCGACGAACTCAACCACGGCCACGTTCGACTTCAGCTCGAACGAGAGCCCGGTGACGTACCAGTGCTCGCTGGACGGTGCGCCGTTCGTGACGTGCACGGACCCGCAGTCGTACACGGGCTTGAGCGAAGGCAGTCACACGCTGACGGTGCGCGCGGTGGACGGCGCGGGCAACGTGGACCCGACGCCCGCGACGCACACCTGGACGGTGGACACCACGCCGCCGGTGCTGCCGACCATCGACTCGCCCGCGGACCAGGAGGAGGTCGCGACCTCGACGCCGACGCTGACGGGCACGGGTGAGCCGGGCAGCGACATCTACCTGGAGGTGGATGGCACTCCCTACGGTCCCGTCCTCGTGGATGAGAACGGCAACTGGACCTTCACCGTGCCGGACGACCTCGACGAGGGCCCGCACACGGTGTCCATCATCAGCGTGGACCCGGCGGGCAACTCCGCGGGCCCGGTGACGAGCACGTTCATCGTGGACCTGACCGCGCCCGACACGTTCATCGAGTCCGGCCCGGCGCTGCTGACGAACGCGACGTCCGCGACGTTCGAGTTCCGTTCGGAGGGCGGCGGGGTGGCCTACGAGTGCAGCCTGGACGGGAACAGCTTCGCTCCCTGCTCCAACCCGGTGACGTTCACGGGCCTGGTGGACGGGGCGCACATGCTCATGGTTCGCGCGGTGGACGCGGCGGGCAATGTGGACCCGACGCCCGCCGAGTACACCTGGACGGTGGACACGGCCCCGCCCGATACGCTCGTCGTGAGCGGCCCGGCGACGCCGACCTCGCAGAGCACGGCGAGCTTCGAGTTCGAGTCCTCCGAGCCGGGCTCCACCTATGAGTGCAGCCTGGACGGCGCGGCCTATGTGCCCTGCGCGGAAGTGGTGACCTTCGAGGGCTTCGCGGAAGGGGACCACACGTTGCTGGTGCGCGCGGTGGACGCTGCGGGCAACGCGGACCCGACGCCCGCCGAGTACACCTGGACGGTGGACCTCACGCCGCCCGCGGCGCCGCTCATCACCTCGCCCGCGAACGGCGCGGTGCTGGACAGCGGCGTGGTGACCATCACCGGCACGGCGGATGGCGCTGACTCCGTGATGGTGACGGTGGGGGGCACGGAGTATGGCCCCATCCCGGTCGACGCCAACGGCAACTGGACCTTCTCGCCGCCGGTGACGCTGGCGGATGGGCCCTACGCCGTTGTCGTGACGGCGACGGATGAGGCGGGGAACACCAGCGCGCCGGCGAACTCCACCTTCATCGTGGACACCACGGCGCCGGATACCGCCATCGACAGTGGCCCGGCGGCGCTGACGAACGTCGCCACGGCGGACTTCGTCTTCTCCTCCAACGAGTCTCCGGTGACGTACGAGTGCTCGCTGGACGGTGCGCCCTTCGTGGCGTGCCCGGCGCAGGCGCAGTTCGGCCCGCTGGCGGATGGCTCGCACACGCTGCTGGTGCGCGCGGTGGACGCGGCGGGCAACGTGGACCCGACGCCCGCCGAGCACACGTGGACGGTGGACACCGCGGCGCCCGTGGTGGTCATCACCACGCCGGCCAACGGCGCGGTGCTCGACGTGGCGGTGGTGACGTACTCCGGTACCGCCGAGCCGAACAGCACCGTGACGGTGGTGGTGGACGGCGTGACGGTGGGGACGACGCAGGCGGATGGCGCCGGCAACTGGACGCTCCCCGTGGGCGACACCCTGTCGGAGGGCAGCCACACGGTGTCCGTCACGGCGGTGGACGAGGCGGGCAACACCAGCTCGACGGTGACGCACACCTTCACCGTGGACGCGGAGCCGCCGCAGACCACCCTCACCGTGACGCCGCCGGCGCTCTCCAACAGCGACTCGGCGACGTTCGAGTTCGATTCGGATGAGTCCCCGGTGACGTACGAGTGCAGCCTGGACGGCGCGGCCTTCACGCCGTGCTCGAACCCGGCCACCTTCACGGGGCTCGACGACGGCGAGCACACGCTGCAGGTGCGCGCGGTGGATGCCGACGGCAACGTGGACCCGACGCCGGCGACGTACACCTGGACCGTGGACACCACGGCGCCGAACACCCTCATCATTTCCGGTCCGCCGCTGTCGGAGGCGCCGTCCACGGCGACGTTCGACTTCGACTCGGACGAGTCTCCGGTGACGTACGAGTGCAGCCTGGACGGCGCGGCCTATGTGGCGTGCACGGACCCGGTGACGTTCACCGGCCTGGCGGAAGGCAACCACACCCTGTCGGTGCGCGCGGTGGACGCGGCGGGCAACGTGGACGCCACGCCGGCCACGTATAGCTGGACGGTGGCGGTGGACTCGGACGGCGACGGCCTGTCGGACGCCGAGGAGATCGCGCTGGGCACCGACCCGAACAACCCCGACACGGACGGTGACGGCTTGCCGGACGGCATCGAGGTGAACGTCGCTGGCACGGACCCGCTCGACGACGACACGGACGACGACGGCATCCTGGACGGCAACGAGGACGCCAACCACAACGGCATCGTCGACCAGGGTGAGACGGACCCGAAGCTCTGGGACACCGACGGTGACCTGCTCTCCGACGGTCTGGAAATCGGTCTCACCGCGCCCCAGGGCACCGGCACCGACATGACGCGCTTCGTGGCGGACGCGGACCCGACGACGACGACGGACCCGCTCAACCCGGACACGGACAACGGCAGCGTGTGGGACGGCATCGAGGACGCCAACCGCAACGGCCGCGTGGACCCGGGCGAGACGGATCCGCTCAACCCCGCGGATGACGTCGACAGCGACGGTGACGGCA
This genomic window from Myxococcus hansupus contains:
- the agmC gene encoding adventurous gliding motility protein AgmC; the encoded protein is MRGAARPGRDGRRGHLRAGERNQRRVDGERGQPPINVYTRVTAAAPAGQNFVTVASSTGFSVGSLVMVHQTTGLGTVPASGSQTPITLTGNTVGRWEFARVSALTATRLTFSQPLTGAYTATGTQAIRVPEYSTVTVNAGGSLVAQPWNGTTGGVLAFLSQGAVTNAGAIHADGRGFRGGFAWNGGGDGCEGMDDAWGPDDQYLNGTSKGEGLVPNRFGGDALPPDGPTGLTTGRGNIANAGGGGVCHNSGGGGGSNAGAGGMGGRTWVGEEGGAFSRPVGGLGGAQLTFDAVSYALFGGGGGAGHGNDGAAGGGSAGGGVVFIRASSLTGAGRVTADGLAGVNAQGIGNDAAGGAGAGGTVYLRVTGALTCSANTVRARGGAGGGTTYDQHGTGGGGGGGRMLLQSASGTCTPVVTGGAAGTQPTASAPDGLTYGAAPGNVGVVTVLPGAFPMNLAAPVVVMPANGSTTGPRPAISGTAPANSTVVIFVDGVEVARVPADASGNFTYTPTTDLVTGAHTVNAYATLQGVVSATSNTNTFTVASDTTPPDTTIVTGPPPVSGSTSATFSFSSNESPVTYECSLDGGPFVACSNPRTYTGLGQGSHTLAVRARDAAGNVDPTPATYAWTVDTTPPDTTIVSGPTGTTTSRSATFDFTSNESPVTYQCSLDGAAYVSCSDPVTFTGLADGSHTLLVRAVDAAGNVDPTPASRTWMVDATPPDTTIVSGPPAATNSTSATFDFSSNESPVTYECSLDGGPYVACTDPVTFTGIGPGNHTLSVRAVDAAGNVDPTPATYAWTVDTTPPDTTIVSGPSGTTTTRDATFDFSSNESPVTYQCSLDGAAYVACTDPVTFTGLADGSHTLLVRAVDAAGNVDPTPASRTWTVDATPPDTTIVSGPPAATNSTTATFDFSSNESPVTYQCSLDGAPFVTCTDPQSYTGLSEGSHTLTVRAVDGAGNVDPTPATHTWTVDTTPPVLPTIDSPADQEEVATSTPTLTGTGEPGSDIYLEVDGTPYGPVLVDENGNWTFTVPDDLDEGPHTVSIISVDPAGNSAGPVTSTFIVDLTAPDTFIESGPALLTNATSATFEFRSEGGGVAYECSLDGNSFAPCSNPVTFTGLVDGAHMLMVRAVDAAGNVDPTPAEYTWTVDTAPPDTLVVSGPATPTSQSTASFEFESSEPGSTYECSLDGAAYVPCAEVVTFEGFAEGDHTLLVRAVDAAGNADPTPAEYTWTVDLTPPAAPLITSPANGAVLDSGVVTITGTADGADSVMVTVGGTEYGPIPVDANGNWTFSPPVTLADGPYAVVVTATDEAGNTSAPANSTFIVDTTAPDTAIDSGPAALTNVATADFVFSSNESPVTYECSLDGAPFVACPAQAQFGPLADGSHTLLVRAVDAAGNVDPTPAEHTWTVDTAAPVVVITTPANGAVLDVAVVTYSGTAEPNSTVTVVVDGVTVGTTQADGAGNWTLPVGDTLSEGSHTVSVTAVDEAGNTSSTVTHTFTVDAEPPQTTLTVTPPALSNSDSATFEFDSDESPVTYECSLDGAAFTPCSNPATFTGLDDGEHTLQVRAVDADGNVDPTPATYTWTVDTTAPNTLIISGPPLSEAPSTATFDFDSDESPVTYECSLDGAAYVACTDPVTFTGLAEGNHTLSVRAVDAAGNVDATPATYSWTVAVDSDGDGLSDAEEIALGTDPNNPDTDGDGLPDGIEVNVAGTDPLDDDTDDDGILDGNEDANHNGIVDQGETDPKLWDTDGDLLSDGLEIGLTAPQGTGTDMTRFVADADPTTTTDPLNPDTDNGSVWDGIEDANRNGRVDPGETDPLNPADDVDSDGDGIDDATEIALGLDPNDADTDDDGIPDGLDGITDTDGDGLIDALDPDSDNDGILDGTEAGITLETAHADTDRTSPNFRPDADPSTTTDPKNPDTDGDGLRDGEEDVNRDGRVDATETDPNNPDTDADGLTDGVEVKGANPTDPLNPDTDGDGLLDGVEDANRNGAWDNGETDPNKADTDNGGVNDGEEVAGGTNPLDGNDDFIISGRGCSTSGAGTFAPLALLLLGLPLLGRFRRTAGRASGFSAVAAAVLALAGMMVAVPASAQVPSLSASQSIDVQQYKPGPSSKDILGVQSAQVHSHLGWNVGMSVNYADKPLNFMDPRSGRYITALVRSQVGIDLMGSVGLFDRFELGVLLPVTIQRSQAAPMVDPSFAQGVGSGGIGDLRLVPKARLLEEGSFSLALTVPVVLPTGGGSDFLGGSGLGVQPRVVAEYGERFRVAANVGVDFREKQQLRNLNIGNAVSYGVGAEVPFSVREVPLALAATVVGAVGLDQQNTEERPLELLAALKYRALGGFSAHVGGGPGLTRGYGTPGFRLLAGFSYSPDPSREPPQAAPVDTDGDGILDIDDQCPTEPEDKDGFQDADGCPDPDNDGDGIPDTADKCPNEPETVNGFEDEDGCPDVAPPPPPVDTDGDGIMDPDDRCPNEPEDMDGFQDEDGCPDLDNDRDGIPDTEDKCPNEPETINGFQDEDGCPDKGTVKVLVDGERIVILEKVYFATGKDVILARSFPLLKQVAAVLRANPQVELVRIEGHTDDQGNDAKNLDLSQRRANNVKAFLVKERIAEGRLEAVGYGETKPVDTNKTAKGRENNRRVGFTILRVAKVEVEREAR